GCCTAGAAACGGAGTCCAACTAGAGGAGACTCAGAGGAAGCTGCTTGAACTGCAAACAGCGCTGGAAGGCGAGAAGTTGAAGAGGAATGTGATGAAAGATGAGGCAGCAGcagataagaaaaagatgaagGCGATGGAGAGTGCTCTGATTTATCTGTTTCAACGGCAGGGTGAGGAGCTGCCACCAGACATCGCTTCAGGGATGAATTTCGTGGAAGAATATggtaaaaaatagaatattagGATTGGAGATATTTTGCATTGAAGCAAACATTTTATTGAATTAGACTGAGCAACTCTTTGAAAGAGATTTCTTTTTGTTAGTATTTTAAtggatatatatattttctgttttgcttatatttcaatttttttttgttacaagtTTAGATTCTAAGATTGAAAATATTTaatcttaaattaaaaaataaataaaaagaattattaaaaataattcaaaaatattttaaaccaATTATgcgtatttttttaaaaaacccaaatttttattttttttaaatttctcgTAAATTAGCGGTGGTTTTAAACCGCCTCTGTTTTGGTTCAAGGATTTAAAAACTCATATATGTTGTGGCGGTTTGCAACCGTCGGTATCTCTCACAGAAACTATATTAACGTTTAGCGGCAGTTTGAAACCGCCGCTAAACGTGGGGCCAGTTGGACATATTGATAAAGATTGCGGCGGTTTAGAAACCGCCGGTAAATATGTGGCAAATCGTGTCAGTGGAATTTGGCGGCGGTTTTCTGTTGTTGTGCCGCAAAATTTTGATTTAGCGGCAGTTATGCCAGCGGTTGCTGGATACCGCCGCCAAATCCAATCCCGGCGTCCATATCCATGGCGGTCCGTTGAACCGCCGGCATTTGATTTTGCGGCAGTTTAAAACCGCCGCTAATTCATAACAAAACCGCCGCCCATTCCCGCCTCCCTTGTAGTGGTGGTATTTAACGTGATACGTCATCATGCAATTATCATCTAACTAATGGAAGGACTAATTTGacttatattttatcttttaaggactaatataactaaaaaatcttttgaaaactaatttaaaaaatgagtgATCTTTTAAGAATAAATTTGCCTATTAACTCGTTATACAATTGTACTATctagaaaattctaaaattaCAGGTTATGAATGAGAGTTAGTTAAGGATAATGTTAAGTACGTTAATTAAgagaataaatataataaatcttAATTCATCTAATGCGATTTATATCTACTTTTTCTaagtaaaattatttaatgaagAAGGATTTATTAAGGAAATGAAAATCAATCATCAACAATATTAGACCTTTTTGAAAATGAAGGAAATTCAAACACACGGAATTATATTTTACTATGAGAAAAtcttaacaaataaataaagcagCTTGAACTTACACCGAATCATGAATTTCCATAACAACAGAACTATTTGATTCAATCATAAACTATCTAAGTGATGATTGTAACATCAATTTGGAActataaatcaaataaaattaatctcATTTTATAAAATGATGTTTGAAAGGCACAtctgtcaaaaaaaaaaagaaaaaaaaaagaaaaaatattaaaagacgATACTTTTCAACCAATAAAAAGTGAATAATTGATCattaaaaagaaatattcaaaattaaaaacaataaaaacatcCAAATtaaaactcaactaaaaaaaagtttaaaagtaaaacaaagaaaaaacaaatttagaatttagaatttaagttgataatttaaaatttaaaatttaaaatttacggtttagaatataaaatttatatttttttatagaatttaaGATTTGTAATTTAGGTAGCCAAAAATAGTGGTCGGTAATAGTAGTTAGTTATAATGATAATTAGCTAGTGatcataaataaaattatgatgttggaaaaaaataaagagaaaataagataataataatagaacatttttttttaaaatggtttttatttttgttttattagaTTTGTTTTTTGATAAATCCAATAATTATTAGCCGAATGATATTAGTTTTCCAGCATTTTTGAAAACCGAAAAAAGGAGGGAATAAATAGTATCTACAAAGTACAAAGTTTTTTGACACAGTTTTAAAATCTGAAAGTCCATTCCACTTTACACAAAGGGAATAATGTGAATTTTGAACAAAAATGGGGCCGGTTcacaaataaataaagtagCGGTTGGAGATGAATTGTGGAAAAAAAATGGGAGGGAGGAGACGAGAATGGGGTTATTAAATGAAAGGTTCAAACTCCATTAATAGGTAGGTGAAAGCTGTGTTGGGGTCAGTGTGAAGCTTCGTTTGGTCGACCTGTGCGGAGACGGCGGTCCACGACGGAGGAGAACGCGGGATTGAACGGTGCGGAAGCACAGATTGAGATCTGGCTGTCTCGAGGTTCACAATAAGGGAAGAAAATGGATCACACAGGGCAACAAGATTCACAGGTACGCTTTGTCGGTGTCACTGAAATTTTTACCGTCCGATAATGCCGGGAGAGGTATGTGCATAAATTGATTTCAATTGGGGGGTCGTGCCTCCCCGTGTCCCCAACAGTTTTAACCGTTTGGTTTTTCGAGGTTGCCATTTATTACGGAACATAGCCGAATTAGATttgttactttttaaattttgtaccGAAAATCGGGGTTGGTCCTTACAGTTGAATGAGTTTTAGTTGGATTATTTTAGGATGTCTGGAATTATAGCTGTGTGTTCGTAGTTATGGTTGATAACGCCGATGTTTTGTTCGCTCACTGCGATTTTTTAAACTGTGACAGCCGAATGGGTTTGTGGAGCCTAGCTACGAGTTTTAATCCAATTTTGTCCGAGTCCATGCGTCTCAGGTGTGTTTGTTGCTCATGTTATGAGTTTTTGTTGACCGGTTTATGTTGATGTGGCCCACCGCCTGTTGTCACACATGCCGCATGTTGTTCGTTGCAGGATGCTGATGATGGAATGAGCGGCAAAACTGTGCCGGTAGAGAAAGCAGAAGCGATGGATTCGTCCGCCACAGATGCGGACATAGATGCAGAAGCAGCAGCGAGGATTGTTGTCGGGATAGGGTACTTTGGCGCCATTGAATTTTCTACCCTGACAGCCAAGGACGTCCTTACGACGGAGTTCACAAGTCTACAGGGAGCTTATGACTACTACAACGAATATGGTCGCATCAAGGGAATTTTGGTTAGGAGGTCCAAGGTGGGTCACAGAACAAAGTAGAGGGCGGAGGGTGAAATCATTTGGCAGATATTTGTATGCTCGAGGGAAGGAGAGCGAGACGGGAAACACATGCAGCGGGAAGATAGGAAGATGGATCCTCAACCGATCACGCGGTGCGGGTGTGAAGCCCGGATTAAGGTCCACGTTGATGATGCCATCAGGCGATGGTTTGTTGAACAATTATGCGATAACCATAATCATCCCATGCTGGATGCGAGGTTCAAGGGTCTGTCGCAGTCACACAGAGCAGTCAAGGAAGGCGATTTGCACCAAATCAATTCCATGAGGAAATCCGAGTTGTGGGTGCCGACGATTTTTCGCGCCTTTGCGAATCAGTCAGGAGGATTCGAGACTGTTGGGTTCGAGATAAAGGACATATATAATGCGATAGAGAAGCAAAGGCGGGCTGGTGCGACAGATGCTGAGGTTGCATTGAAGTTCTTGGGAACTTTAAGGACCACTGATTCTGGGatgtttgatgagcggataatttatacgctttttggcattgtttttatatagtttttagtatgatttagttagtttttagtatatttttagtagtttttaagcaaaattcatatttctggactttactatgagtttttgtgtttttctgtgatttcaggtattttctggctgaaactgagggacctgagcaaaaatctgattcagaggctgaaaaaggactgcagatgctgttggattctgacctccctgcactggaagtggattttctggagttacaaaaatccaaatggtgcgctcctaattgcgttggaaagtagacatccaaggctttccagcaatatatgatagtccatactttgagcgagttttgatgatgtaaattggcgtcaaaacgccagctctctgcccttttctagcgtcaaaacgccagaactggtataaaagttggagttaaacactcaaactggcaccaaagctggcgtttaactccagaaatagcctatgcacgtgaaagctccaatgctcagcccaagcacacaccaagtgggccccagaagttgatttctgtaaaacctatcttagtttactcattttctgtaaacctaggttactagttgagtataaaaactacttttagagatttattttgtacctcatgacattttcacgTTTTACATCGTATCTCTACGACATGAGTagtatgcgaaattgtgattcacacttttcacaactccgcatagctgaccagcaagtgcactgagtcgtccaagtaataccttacgtgagtaagggtcgatcccacggagattgtcggcttgaagcaagctatggtcatcttgtaaatctcagtcaggtggattcaaatggttatgaggtttgatagtaaaaagaacaataaaacataaaataaaataatgtcaCTTATGTAGTTCcttggtgagaattttagataagcgtttggagatgttttgttgcctctgaacctctgcttttctactgtcctcatccaatcatccgtactcccttccatggcaagctgtatgctggtggatcaccattgtcaatggctaccatccgtcctctcagtgaaaacatgtcctctacggtttcctgatgagcggataatttatacgctttttggcattatttttggtatgtttttagtatgatctagttagtttttagtatatttttattagtttttagttaaaattcacttttctagactttactatgagtttgtgtgtttttctgtgatttcaggtattttctggctgaaattgagggacctgagcaaaaatcttattcagagactgaaaaggactgcagatgctgttggattctgacctccctgcactcgaagtggattttctggagctacagaagcccaattggcgcgctctcaacggcgttggaaagtagacatcctgggctttccagcaatatatgatagtccatactttgcccaagatttgatggcccaaaccggcgttcaaagtcaccctcagaaatcccagcgttaaacgccggaactggcaccaaaatgggagttaaacgcccaaactggcataaaagctggcgtttaactccaagaagagtctctacacgaaaatgcttcattgctcagcccaagcacacaccaagtgggcccggaagtggatttttatgtcatttactcatctttgtacaccctaggctactagttttctatatataggaccttttactattgtatttagacatcgggagatctttgaatcttttgatcactgggaggctggcctcacggccatgcctagaccttgttcttatgtattttcaacggtggagtttctacacaccatagattaaggtgtggagctctgctgtacctcgagtattaatgcaattactattgttcttctattcaattccgcttgttcttgttccaagatatcacctattcttcaacttgatgaatgtgatgatccgtgacactcatcatcattctcacttatgaacaaagtgactgacaaccactcttgttctacaagcatacgaggcttagtgaatatctcttggattcctgatacacgatgcatggttgatcgcctgacaaccgagtgctcgcctgacaaacgagccagccattccgtgagatcagagtcttcgtggtataggcgagaactgatggcagcattcaagagaatccggaaggtctaaccttgtctgtggtattctgagtaggattcaatgattgaatgactgtgacgtgcttcaaactcctagcaggcggggcgttagtgacagacgcaaaagaatcgatggattttattccggcctgaccgagaaccgacagctgattacccatgctgtgacagagcataggcaacgttttcactgagaggatgggaggtagccactgacaacggtgaaacccttgcataagcttgccatggaaaggagtaagaagaattggatgaagactgtaggaaagcagagagacggaagggaaggcatcttc
Above is a genomic segment from Arachis stenosperma cultivar V10309 chromosome 1, arast.V10309.gnm1.PFL2, whole genome shotgun sequence containing:
- the LOC130980325 gene encoding protein FAR1-RELATED SEQUENCE 5-like, with the protein product MPGEDADDGMSGKTVPVEKAEAMDSSATDADIDAEAAARIVVGIGYFGAIEFSTLTAKDVLTTEFTSLQGAYDYYNEYGRIKGILVRRSKIFVCSREGERDGKHMQREDRKMDPQPITRCGCEARIKVHVDDAIRRWFVEQLCDNHNHPMLDARFKGLSQSHRAVKEGDLHQINSMRKSELWVPTIFRAFANQSGGFETVGFEIKDIYNAIEKQRRAGATDAEKYSLDVGKRLENLFWCDGTSCYDYSVFGDVLGFDAMYVHNKYKCPLVIFSGVDHHIRTVVFGCAILSNESEGSYVWLLRSFLEAMKGKQPKSVITDGDLTIKSAVSTVFPGAHHRLCS